The DNA window ttgccaactctgtccacatatctattcaggggataccatcatagggcctaatcacatcagccacactatcagaggctcgttcacctgcgcatctaccaatgtgatatatgccatcatgtgccagcaatgcccctctgccatgtacattggccaaactggacagtctctacgtaaaagaatgaatggacacaaatcagacgtcaagaattataacattcaaaaaccagttggagaacacttcaatctctctggtcactcgatcacagacctaagagtggctatccttcaacaaaaaagcttcaaaaacagactccaacgagagactgctgaattggaattaatttgcaaactggatacaattaacttaggcttgaatagagactgggaatggatgagtcattacacaaagtaaaactatttccccatggtatttctccctcccaccccaccccccactgttcctctgatattcttgttaactgctggaattagcctaccttgcttgtcaccatgaaaggttttcctccccccccccccccccccgctgctggtgatggcttatcttaagtgatcactctccttacagtgtgtatgataaacccattgtttcatgttctctgtgtgtgtgtgtatataaatctctcctctgttttttccaccaaatgcaactgatgaagtgagctgtagctcacgaaagcttatgctctaataaatatttgttagtctctaaggtgccacaagtactccttttctttttgcaaaatggaagGTTTCCATATTTTGTAAATGGTAGACTTTTATTAGAAATACCTCATTCCAATGTTCTGTAACTTGCTCCAAATTAGTTTTCGGTAGAAGAAAAGCATGTTCTTCTGGAACATGGTCTCGGTGATGTAGAAAAATGATCTGAGCAGCTGTACAATATAGGTATCCATCAGCCAGTATAGGAACTTGGCCAAAATTTCTTCACGGTAATGGTGTTCCAAAGCAGGAACAAAATGATCACCTACAATAAGTAGAATTCAATTATATTCAGAATCTGTAATTCACATTTCTAaaagccaacacacacacaaacacacactatttTTTAGGCTGAGTTTGGAAAAGGGAGACAGAGAAACTGCCAAACAATTTTACAGTAACTGGTCCCCCAAGCAGCATAacctcccattttttttttattaggcaGACTTTAAGCTTGTCACCTGTTAAGTATAAAGATAAAAAGAATAGTTTGTAGTTACAAAATGCTACTCAACCAATATAAGTATTGAAATGAACCATTCAGATCAGTGATAAATTTAGTGGTCCAGAGGAGAAATAATTATATCTAATTTACTTTCCCCACTCTCTACCCCTTGGCATGCAGAGAAAACTTTTGCATGCACAGTGGCAAGATATTGTAAGGGAAAAGACGAAACTGGCCCTAAATTATTACAAAGAAGAGAGATGTGAGCTATTAGCTCATAAGCAAATGATAAAAATTTTGAACCAGATTCCGAAATTAATGGGGGAGCCAGTGGGGCTAACTGAGGAAAAGCGCAGTCCTTGTGCTTCCTAATAAACTTCTACACAGATTAATTGCAGAGGTGGATTTTATTTAAGATGGAcatgataaataaaaaaaacttaattgcTGCAGTCTGGATCTCAGTTGAAGTTATCTTTGTTTTATCAAACATTGTACTAAAAATATTCTGATGGCCCAATAAAGTGAGATCACTTCAGATCACTGTCATATTCATGGCATCTTTTTTGGTAATCATGCAATGGAAGCAATAAAAATACTGCCCTACAATGCAAGATTTATGGTGCTCTgccagaaatattttcaaattaaatgcaaaatcatagaatatcaagattggaagggacctcaggaggtcatctagtccaatcccctgctcaaagcaggaccaatccccaatttttgccccgaatccctaaatggccccctcaaggattgaactcacaaccctaggtttaggggaccaatgctcaaaccactgagccatccctccccccaaaatcaaCATTAAATACAACATGCTAACAGGACAACTAAAATAAGTCAAGAAGCAAAAGGGTAAGATTCCTATAGAAATGTTAACTCAGCCATACGTCACATGGGTGATAATTTTGATTCCTGTTAAACATATTTCCAAACAAACAATACATTTCATAAGAGAATTACAGTTGaaactcattttccccatctgtaaaatgggaatacaaGCATTTCCTTGTCCCCAACCCTTTATATATCTAGCCTGAaagctctttaggacagggactctctacagcacctagcacaaaaggACCTCGATCTTGGTGGAAATCTGCcatagtttaaataaataaaataaaatggtgtTTCAATGGATGTCAGGTAACATCACCAAAAACCCCCACACTAAACGTTTGAAAAACTCTTTGAAAATGAAGTTGTAGCATCCAGCCAATAAAATACACATATGCAAGTAACACATTTGGAAGTTATCTTTGCAACAGATTGTTCATTTTCTACATACGGGCCAACAGATATAAATCTGTTACCATTATGGAATCAGCCTTTAGAGAAGAGATGGAAGACAGGAAAAAAGTTGCTGctattcatggagaaaaaaggttCCAATCTACCAAACTGCAAAGCATGCTTAAATTTTAAGCATATACCTAAGAGTTGTGCTGGATCATGGCCAAAAACCAAGATTCTACTGGAGTTTCTAGGGAGCATATTCTCTGAAATACAGTGAGTCAAAAAGATATTAGCTGAAATTTAAGAATTTGGGACACTAAAAATTTGTATCCAGTTATTTTGAAAATTCATTTTCTCATGCACCCAGAATTACTAACCAAAATATTTGTGTTATGGTTGGACGCAGCATGACAAGTATCAAGATAATGAATGTCAAAAAATATTAAGTGTTGAAACAGCAACGGACTAGTTGAATCTCATATCTGTAAGACTGCCTTCTTCATTTTCACTAAACTTATAAAAATATATCCATGAATGAGACTCTATGAAATTTCAAGCAAAAAATTAGTTTGGGGGTATTTAGAGGGGTGGGGACggtgaaaaaaaaagtcaaacttaTAAAATATGGGTAGCTGGAGCTCCAACCTATGAAGGAACTAGCACTCCTCCCTAATAATTTTACTATTTCAATTTTACAATATATCCATGATGAAGGAACTAGCACTCCTCCCTAATAACTTTACTATTTCAATTTTACAATATATCCATGATTGTGTATTAGGGCTTCATTAACATTTCTGTAGGACCCTtaactttttcatttcctttctcaAACATGTAAACTTCAGAGTGGTATTAACATAGGTCTTCCATTTAAATTTCCTCTCTTAAATaaagaggaaagggaaaggaatttCCCATTCTTAATAATGTTAGCCTTTAGTTCCTAGTTGGGaaatgtctacactagcaagcctATGCCAGCGTTGCCCCCTAATATAGACATATTaagtgatttttcagttcatAATAAATTTTAGAGCAAACCAGTTCCCCCAGACTTAACAGGGGGTGATCATTAATGAGGATCTGTATACTATCTTTGAAATTTAAAagttcatttaaatttaaaactaatcATTTGCTAGTTATCTGTCCTGAGAAAAAAAAGCACAACCTGGCAGCAAGAGAGGCCTGTGCCAGTTTGGGTCACATATATACGTTTCTAAATGACGTACTGTCATACAATATGGACTATCTAGTTTGATATCCTGTCTCTAATATTGTCTGGTAcctgatgtttcagagaaagGACAGCATCCACCCCacgaaggaattttcctccaaactAATGCCCATCCCCAGAACAGCTTAGTATAAAATTTATATCCTGCAGGATAAGGGTctctctgaagttttttttttttttttatatcaatAAGCTCAATAGTTCTAAAAAATTCTGCTGATCTCTTGGGAGTCATTTATTTCTTTAGCCAGCAAATTCCAGAGTTTAATTCTGCATTTTGTAGAAGGGTATTTTCTTTTgccagttttaaatttgttaccTTTCAGTTTAATTGGATGTCCTCTCATAATTCATGAGTTCCCAGCTGCCCTTCTctatatcatttattattttctatatctctatcatatccactctctaaactaaacagtgatcccctctcctccccccccggacACTTTctacatattttgttttgagttaagGTGACCAAAACTGAACAAAGTATTCATTGCGAGAGTCATGCCATCCAATAAGCATAATTTCAGATCTAATGTATTAAAACACAGTGAAGAAATTTAAGAAATCACCTTCAGGCAGGGAcatggaaaatgtatttaaagagTGAAAGTTTCAAGTACATAGAAACAGGGAGTTATAAAGCAACCTGTCTAGCACTATCTCGGACCAGTTGGTATAatttttagtcacaggtatttttggtaacagtcatggacaggtcatgggcaataaacaaaaattcacagcctgtgatcTATCCATGacttataataaaaataagtgtgattaaatcttggggggagggagagggagaatttTGCTGGAAGCGTGGGGAGCCgctgctggagggtgggggggcgcGCATGGGGCCAGCGAACCacagctgctccagccagccGCCCAAGGACCGCCGCCCGGGGCCAGCGGACCATGGCTGCTCCGGGACTGCTGctgggggctgctggagcagcggctggtgtggctgtcctgGGGACCACCTAAGCAGCTGActccagagccagctgcttgggcgaCCCTGGGGGCAGCCACATTGgcccctgcagaagtcatggaaggtcatagaatccgtgacttctgcgaCCTCCAGGACAGACACAGAGCCCTAATAATAAGCAACCACACTAGCCTTTCAACACTGAACATTCAGTTCAAGCCCTCACTTGGGTTAAATCTGAACATTGGTCAGCTGCCTCCACTGTATAGTGCCTTATTTTAATATTACAATTAGTACCTTTGATCACACGAAGCCATGTACAGTCATTCACTCTCATCTTCCACATCAATTCCTGCAAAGAAAACCTGGCAAATTTTCCCAGGGAGATAAatgttttcacattttttaaaaagcggcACTTGTTATAGCTAGAACCCCACAGTTCTTCTGGTACCACCAGGTCTAAACATTCCCGCACAAAAACATACACCTGCCAGTGGCTGCTGTGCTGTCTGAGAAGCGCCTTCAAGCCAGGATCACAGAATTCTTTAgcattttgtctttcattttctgtttgccCCAACACAAATTTCTCAGGGCTGCTTAAGATACTTAAATCCGTTGAAGTTCTTTTAGAAAGCAAACACGAACCATTTGGAACATCAGTGTAACCACCTTCTCTGCTATTGCTTGTCAAACATATAGGAGGCTCTTTCCCAACTTGACCTTCTGCTTCCCTATCAATCTGTACTCTGTCACATGAAACTGACTGACAAATTGTGTCAGTTTTGCTTGAATTTGTCTCAGAAATCCAGACAGgacaattcttttttaaaagtaccaAATAGGGACACTTTGCATGATTCTTTAACAATTTTTGAAATACATCTCTCATCTGCCAATAGCGTTTGGGCAATCTCTTCTTTCTCCAGTTGTAACTTGCTATGTTTTCACTGCATTTTTGCGCCAACATTTTGCTGTTTAAGAATATCGTTTCTACAAGCTGTTGTCCCCCTGCTTGGCAGCCCTTTAAGCGATTCAATAAAAATGATTTAGGAAAACATTCTTGGAAGCTCCTGGAAGAATACAAGAGACATTTCCTCCCAATGTACACTCTGGAACGTGAGATTTTATTGGATAGCTTCTTAGCTATATTAGTTGGGGGGCACTTAAGtcctctgtattttaaaaatttatcttCTGCTTTTTTCATTTGTACAGAACCAACCTGAAATTTACAGATATCTAGCTCTACTCCCTCTCTGCTGGAATTTGTTTTAGTATCAGTGCTAGATTTATAAAGTTTATTACGCTGAACATGCAGCCTTAACGAATTCTCATCATCTGTCACAGACTTTTCCTTACTATCTTGAACTTCCTGCACTAAAGATGGTGCATCAGGAGTCTCTGCTCTACCCTCATTTTCTTGAGAAATGgactttattttaataaagttatTTACAGAAAATGATTCTACACATGAAAGAGACTGTGCATCATAAATGATGTCCAAAGTGAACTTGTTTTTATCTACATTAGATCCAAAGCTCCAAGCatcctcttcttcccttaggTTTATCTTCATCCTTTTAGCTGTAACTTCAAATTGATCCCTATCAAGCTTCCTTTTTGAAGGTGTGGCTGTAGCAACTGGATATAGGTTAGGTCCTCTGAGATTTTCCAGGTTTCCAGTGACCATTCTgacctgtttgtttgctttagaaTTTTGCCCAACAGCTCCCTTAGCTGTGGCAGAATGCTCATAATCAGGCGCAGAGCCTTGTGTTTTATTATTCCTTTGACTTTTAGTGCTCAAGATATTAATTTCTGATCTTGGTTTCCATTTCCACCTGTTTGTCTTTGATAACTGACATTTTTTTTGCATGTAGTCAAACAGAATATTATGTCTACTTTTTGAATATCTTTGTTTTACAAACACTGTGGAAGGTCCTGCATTACTTGAAGTAAGCTCATACATAGGCTGCCCACATATTTGATAAGAGCAACTCGGTGGCACTAGCATAAAGATAGCACAGTGTTCCAATAAATACATCATAATATCATCCCCTATCCTGCTCAATAATGTTTCCCATAGCACACTCATCCGAAGAGTTTCTGTTGCAGTATTAGGTAGATAGCTGCATATATTTGAAGTAGACATAACCTGCGAATAGGAACTGTTTTCATCCAATAATGCATACCCAAATGCaaggacatttttcttctttttttcacaAAGTCTTTGAATGACTCTTATGACTACTTCACTCTCACTAGAtaactgaagagagagagaaaaaaaagttaattttacatGTCAGACCCCCTTATAAACAACAGATACACCTTTTTATTAAAAGGTGTATGCAAGAGAATACAAAACCCCATATTCTGGTTTTagattaagacttttaaaaacaagattaaGGATTGTGCCACATTatgtcacatttgaaaattcctACTCCAGGCTTTGACATATTGAAAGCTACAACTCTGAATTTAGGCAAGTCAGTAGCCTCTCAGTTCCCCTTATGTAAAATTGGCAaaattctctcttccccctcactcAACGTCtatcctgtctatttagattgtaaattccaaACTCCAGAGGCTGTCTCTTACTGCTTGTCTGAACACAGCACTTAATacaggggtagccaacctgagtgtgagaaggagccagaatttaccaatgtacattgccaaagaaccagagtaataggtcagcagcccccccatcagcttccccgCCCCTGTTctcagcgcctcccacccaccggcagccccaacAATcaatgcctccccctccctccccgcacctcctgatcagctgtttcatggtgtgcaggaggctctggggggaggggggatgagcGAGAGCAGGGCATTCTCAGGGGAGGgcatgggaaggggtggaataggggcagggcctgtggcagaaccaggggttgagcagcgagcaccccccggcacactggaaagttggcgtcTGTAGCTACAgtcccagagtcagtgcctatacaacgagccgcatattaacttctgaagagccacacgTGGCTCCAGAGctccaggttggccacccctgacctaaCACAACAGGGTCCCAGTCTTGGTTGGGGCCTTCAAGTGCTACTGtaaaattaacaacaacaaaatatcagCTCATGGTTTTACAAATTGGTCAATAAGCTTATAGCTGGAGTCCCATTTCAATAATTTTATACAGTAGCTTTGAGAGAGAAATCCAGTGCATTCTTCTACAAGagggaaaaaattattttgttgtttacaTAATAGAACAGAATTGTTTCCCTTTAGATTTTCctaaaatgtgaaaatattcAGCTCTGATTATAgatactagattcatagatactaaggtcagaagggaccattctgatcatgtagtccgacctcctgcacaacgcaggccacagaatctcacccacccactcctacgaaaaacctcacctatgtctgagctattgaagtcctcaaatcgtggtttaaagacttcaaggagcagagaagcctccctcaagtgacccgtgccccatgctacagaggaaggtgaaaagcctccagggcctcttccaatctgccctggaggaaaattccttcccgaccccaaatatggcaatcggttaaaccatgagcatatgggcaagattcaccagccagaaacaGATTACACAaactactgtttttaatatttagatgTTAATGTATAAGGAAAATACAAAAGCAGATAACTTTACATATATAATCTTTTATTTAACCCTGATTTGACTCTGATCTAGATGTAGCTTAGGGACCAGGAAACTTGTTCTCATCCATCACCATCAAGGAAAGGGGAAGAACCACCCCACTGCAGGGCTTTCTAAGAgacagcccctggccccaggtcACAGAGATTACCTAGTCCCAAGAATAAAAGCAATCATCCGAGTGGCTGTTGTCTTAACGAAAAATTGCATGATCTAACCCACACACAAGCCAAGAgtagagaagaaaagaagaacaGAGGAGAAAACAGGAGCAGCACCATTACATGTGGAGGGCAAGGAGCAGGGTCGACAGCAGATCCACGAGCCAATTAAAAAGCACAGAAAAAACAACAGAGCTCtgtgattcccccctcccctcccgctttTGTGGGGGCAGCTGAGCGATCTGGGACCGGAGGGAAAAAGAGAAATGGGTATTTGCAGCAACCACTCATCGGGTGCAAACGCATTTATAGATTCCAGAAATGCCCACCGCCATGCTGACTGCCGCCCAGGCAGCACTACCACCCCCGCGCTGGGCATTTCACAAACGCTGCTTCagtgagaagagaagagaagagaagagaagagaagagaagagaagccaGCCACGGAAGAGCAGAGAGGCTCTTCCTTGCAGACGGGGTTGCTCTGGTGCTTGCTAGACTACAAGCAGCCAGAGGAACTGCCGAGCCCAGGCCAGGAGTACAACCTCCGCTGTTCGAAAGAAGATTAATTCCAGTGGCTTTCAGGAGTCAGGAACCATTCATTTCGCTCCAGCAAGAGGCTTGCGGTGTGCGCGATAGCTGCCCACCAGCCTCCCGAAAGCGTCCTCCCGCTGCCCAGCGAACGCCGACCCCAGGCAGTACCTGTtggaaggagaggggctgggggatggCTCGGGCTCCCCGGGGGACGCACACCACGCACCGAGACACAAACGTCCGATAGAGCTCGGAGTCTCCGCGCTGCAGCAGTTCAGCTTCGCCAGGCCCGCAGGCAGCCGCCTCCCGGAGCCTCTGCACAAACTGTTCAAGCCCCAGCACGTCGGCATAGCAGCCTTCCAGCATGGCCAGCACGGCACGAAAGGGCCCAGAGCCTGCCATGCTTCTGGAGCCGACCCACCTTTCCCAGAAGCGCTGATGCCTCCCTCCCGGACCCACAAACTCCACGTGGGCTGCTGCACCTACTGAGTTCCCGGGGCTGGGAGCTACGGCGGCGACAGCTGCCCACTCCCCCTCCGCCCCAGGCCTATGAGCGCCTGCACATGCTCACACTCCTGCCTGCGCAGACCTAGCGCGCGAGCCTGTTCGCACGGCGGCCGCAGGGCCGGCACGAGCCCACCGGGGGAGCCGTCCGCTGAGCGGGCTTCACCAGCGCCGCACGCGCCCCGCCGCGCGGGCAAGGGGAGCTGAGGTCAGCGGCGAGCCGGGCGGGAGTGGAGGTGGAGGCAGGCCCCGGGGCCCGGCTGGAGGAAGCACGCTGTTTCGGCGGGGAGCGAACTGCTTTCACACGCTATTTGTCAGGACTGCGCAGCGACCGCTTACGGTCCCTGTGGAGGGAGAATGCGCTTAAACAAGGAGCTTCCGAAGGAGACTCgtggagagagaaggtggggaggCCGGTGTGGGGCTAGGACGGGGAGACAGCCATCCCTCCACGTTCTTTATCTGGGCGTCTCCATGCCATGCGCACACTGCACCGCCTGATCGATCCACACTTAGGCCAGTGCCGCCACCAGCTTCTGGGTATCGCATATTTGGGTGCTTTGTGATGCACTCACCATGAGTGATTGCATCAGCACAGACGCGGTGTACCACAGGTAAGTAGGTCCGCATGCCCCGTGTTGCTGGCCAGCTTAGTGCCTTGCGGTGTGTTTTCACAGTGCTTTATGATACAGGAGTGATTTGCCAAGGGATTTCTAAGCGCTGGAGAGCAAGTTCCCACGGAgccactttctccatcccataattttcatgccgTTTTTTAAAACTCCCACAGTCCTGAGCACCACTTTCTAGTCCCCAGCATTGCTCTGGCAGAAGCATGCATCCTGCACAGCTCAGTGCAGTTCTCATGAGTGTTGCTAATACACGATTCTCCTGTATATTCAGAACTTGAACAAATACTATTACaacctagggttaccatatgtccaggttttcccaggtccagacattttctcttttttgactCTCTGCCCTCTCCCTAGGTGTATTTTTCAATTAAGAGGCAATGTGTGGGATTTTTGCAGCTCAGAAAGCAGAGGGGTCAACTTTCTAACTTCTCTGGGGGTGCTCAATCTCTGCTCTGCGCACCCTGccctcaccctgcctcttcctgtccccactcttccccccagtgccttctgcacactgctgaacagttGATCACCAGCAGGCaagaggcgctggggggaggggaaggagctgattaTCAGGGCTGCcagggggtgctgagcacccactattttttttttctgtggttgcttcagccccggagcacccacagagtcagtgcctgtgTCAGAAGGAGTCCTCTCTATGCCCTGATTGGTCCTTTCCTGCATCCGCAGCTGATTGGTCTATTCCTCTGCGGCCACAGCTTCCAGATCCCAcccacccaggccccagctcccagctcccagctctggggtggagggccTGCATGGATGTGCTGACTGGCAGCTTGCACTGGGTCCTGGCCTTGCACCAGCCATTCTGACACTGTGACAGGGAGCAACACTACTCCCCACCAAGAGAGTGAGGCTGCAGGTACCTTCTTTAGCACCTCCCAGGTACTCCCTCCAGTACAGACACACCCCTCCAGTGCACGCACACACCCTCCAGCACCCACCAGCTACCCCTTTCCAGTATACTCACGCCCTTCCAGCACCTCCAAATACCCACTCCAAGTACACAtaacccctccagcaccccctaaATACCCATGccagtatacacacacacctccagcACTGTCCAACTgtccccccatccagctccctcccccggcagtgtcctctttttgggaacctgaaatatggtaaacCTAATTACAGCTGGCGGTGTGATGGGGAAAATGCAGAGATGTTCAAGCACAGTAACTGGACGCTGATTGACACAGTGAAAATAAAAACGCCAGGTTGGGGCTGACATACACAGAGCAGCTCCACAAGGTGAATTGACATTTCTAGAcccaagaaatgagcactgattggtgggatccTATCTTAATGCAGTTTTGGGTAAATGAGCAATGGCTGTAGAACATTCACATGCTAAAGGCCACATTACtggatgaaaaggagtacttgtggcaccttagagactaacaaatttattagagcataagctttcgtgagctacagctcacttcatcggatgcatttggtggaaaaaacagaggagagatttatatacacacacacagagaacatgaaacaatgggtttatcatacacactgtaaggagagtgatcacttaagataagccatcacccacagcaggggggggaaaggaggaaaaccttccatggtgacaagtaggtaggctaattccagcagttaacaagaatatcagaggaacagtggggggtggggtgggggggagaaataccatggggaaatagttttactttgtgtaatgactcatccattcccagtctctattcaagcctaagttaattgtatccagtttgcaaattaattccaattcagcagtctctcgttggagtctgtttttgaagcttttttgttgaaggatagccactcttaggtctgtgatcgagtgaccagagagattgaagtgttctccaactggtttttgaatgttataattcttgacgtctgatttgtgtccattcattcttttacgtagagactgtccagtttggccaatgtacatggcagaggggcattgctggcacatgatggcatatatcacattggtagatgcgcaggtgaacgagcctctgatagtgtggctgatgtgattaggccctatgatggtatcccctgaatagatatgtggacagagttggcaacgggctttgttgcaaggataggttcctgggttagtggttctgttgacctaagagtggctatccttcaacaaaaaagcttcaaaaacagactccaacgagagactgctgaattggaattaatttgcaaactggatacaattaacttaggcttgaatagagactgggaatggatgagtcattacacaaagtaaaactatttccccatggtatttctcccccccaccccaccccccactgttcctctgatattcttgttaactgctggaattagcctacctacttgtcaccatggaaggttttc is part of the Dermochelys coriacea isolate rDerCor1 chromosome 2, rDerCor1.pri.v4, whole genome shotgun sequence genome and encodes:
- the TERT gene encoding telomerase reverse transcriptase isoform X5, giving the protein MAGSGPFRAVLAMLEGCYADVLGLEQFVQRLREAAACGPGEAELLQRGDSELYRTFVSRCVVCVPRGARAIPQPLSFQQLSSESEVVIRVIQRLCEKKKKNVLAFGYALLDENSSYSQVMSTSNICSYLPNTATETLRMSVLWETLLSRIGDDIMMYLLEHCAIFMLVPPSCSYQICGQPMYELTSSNAGPSTVFVKQRYSKSRHNILFDYMQKKCQLSKTNRWKWKPRSEINILSTKSQRNNKTQGSAPDYEHSATAKGAVGQNSKANKQVRMVTGNLENLRGPNLYPVATATPSKRKLDRDQFEVTAKRMKINLREEEDAWSFGSNVDKNKFTLDIIYDAQSLSCVESFSVNNFIKIKSISQENEGRAETPDAPSLVQEVQDSKEKSVTDDENSLRLHVQRNKLYKSSTDTKTNSSREGVELDICKFQVGSVQMKKAEDKFLKYRGLKCPPTNIAKKLSNKISRSRVYIGRKCLLYSSRSFQECFPKSFLLNRLKGCQAGGQQLVETIFLNSKMLAQKCSENIASYNWRKKRLPKRYWQMRDVFQKLLKNHAKCPYLVLLKKNCPVWISETNSSKTDTICQSVSCDRVQIDREAEGQVGKEPPICLTSNSREGGYTDVPNGSCLLSKRTSTDLSILSSPEKFVLGQTENERQNAKEFCDPGLKALLRQHSSHWQVYVFVRECLDLVVPEELWGSSYNKCRFLKNVKTFISLGKFARFSLQELMWKMRVNDCTWLRVIKENMLPRNSSRILVFGHDPAQLLGDHFVPALEHHYREEILAKFLYWLMDTYIVQLLRSFFYITETMFQKNMLFFYRKLIWSKLQNIGMRNHFAKVHLRALSAEEIEKVQQKKCVPMASKLRFIPKPNGLRPIVKVNSVVGAKTLNRKSRDKKVHYFNTQLKNLFSVLNYERTENTSLLGSSVFGKDDIYKIWRKFVSEVLESNDKIPRFYYVKADVTGAYDTIPHDKLVEVVSQILDPEKRTVYCIRRYAVIKITMSGQIRKYYRRHVSTFKDFMSHMRLFVSHLQESTSLQNAIVVEQGSILSTLLCSLCYGDMENKLFCGIQRDGVLIRLIDDFLLLTPHLTLAKTFLRTLATGIPEYGFLINPKKTVMNFPVDEDIPGCSEFKQLPYCGVIPWCGLLLDIQTLEVYCDYSSYACTSIRSSLSFNSSSTAGKNMKYKLVTVLKLKCHSLFLNLQINSLRTVFMNIYKIFLLQAYRFHACVLQLPFNQQVRKNPCFFLRIISDTASCCYSILKTKNTGIALGTKGASGLFPSEAAEWLCYHAFIIKLTNHKVVYKCLLRSLKICELQLFKKIPKATMQLLKTVTEPALCKDFKAIMD
- the TERT gene encoding telomerase reverse transcriptase isoform X6, whose protein sequence is MAGSGPFRAVLAMLEGCYADVLGLEQFVQRLREAAACGPGEAELLQRGDSELYRTFVSRCVVCVPRGARAIPQPLSFQQLSSESEVVIRVIQRLCEKKKKNVLAFGYALLDENSSYSQVMSTSNICSYLPNTATETLRMSVLWETLLSRIGDDIMMYLLEHCAIFMLVPPSCSYQICGQPMYELTSSNAGPSTVFVKQRYSKSRHNILFDYMQKKCQLSKTNRWKWKPRSEINILSTKSQRNNKTQGSAPDYEHSATAKGAVGQNSKANKQVRMVTGNLENLRGPNLYPVATATPSKRKLDRDQFEVTAKRMKINLREEEDAWSFGSNVDKNKFTLDIIYDAQSLSCVESFSVNNFIKIKSISQENEGRAETPDAPSLVQEVQDSKEKSVTDDENSLRLHVQRNKLYKSSTDTKTNSSREGVELDICKFQVGSVQMKKAEDKFLKYRGLKCPPTNIAKKLSNKISRSRVYIGRKCLLYSSRSFQECFPKSFLLNRLKGCQAGGQQLVETIFLNSKMLAQKCSENIASYNWRKKRLPKRYWQMRDVFQKLLKNHAKCPYLVLLKKNCPVWISETNSSKTDTICQSVSCDRVQIDREAEGQVGKEPPICLTSNSREGGYTDVPNGSCLLSKRTSTDLSILSSPEKFVLGQTENERQNAKEFCDPGLKALLRQHSSHWQVYVFVRECLDLVVPEELWGSSYNKCRFLKNVKTFISLGKFARFSLQELMWKMRVNDCTWLRVIKENMLPRNSSRILVFGHDPAQLLGDHFVPALEHHYREEILAKFLYWLMDTYIVQLLRSFFYITETMFQKNMLFFYRKLIWSKLQNIGMRNHFAKVHLRALSAEEIEKVQQKKCVPMASKLRFIPKPNGLRPIVKVNSVVGAKTLNRKSRDKKVHYFNTQLKNLFSVLNYERTENTSLLGSSVFGKDDIYKIWRKFVSEVLESNDKIPRFYYVKADVTGAYDTIPHDKLVEVVSQILDPEKRTVYCIRRYAVIKITMSGQIRKYYRRHVSTFKDFMSHMRLFVSHLQESTSLQNAIVVEQSLSLNETSSSLFAFFLQMIHNNILEIEGRYYLQCCGIPQGSILSTLLCSLCYGDMENKLFCGIQRDGVLIRLIDDFLLLTPHLTLAKTFLSYACTSIRSSLSFNSSSTAGKNMKYKLVTVLKLKCHSLFLNLQINSLRTVFMNIYKIFLLQAYRFHACVLQLPFNQQVRKNPCFFLRIISDTASCCYSILKTKNTGIALGTKGASGLFPSEAAEWLCYHAFIIKLTNHKVVYKCLLRSLKICELQLFKKIPKATMQLLKTVTEPALCKDFKAIMD